Proteins from a genomic interval of Desulfobulbaceae bacterium:
- a CDS encoding HDOD domain-containing protein — INTISGKGASADAIMPLPGSKKILSLDKSGKVIIRSFLSGLQARDMAVEKNLNVPPEEAFICTLLHNLGKIIVCIYLPEKYREIEQKISNGMSEDGASKAILSDLTYNDVGQEVARFWNLSEKAIASMDNNPPKPGSNYDTEGYLQNLAHFSNNFVDKLCDGSDLTPLMDRYGEMLSVDAAEVVERVLNCVEVSEDVSDSIRYGLNKLKIRSRLTNIQKNVENGVLSSAKPVGKVDAKQAAAKKAAEEHEHNLDGLNELPISTDKSVDDFIRDITETLMGPFDINDFYANLLEGLYRGVGFDRVILSIISVQPTKMCLVGRFGLGEVDPAGVGKFEHDLAKSSYAIPLALKACKDMMIPANKKSAFPDDLQYLVKNRNVYLFPICIDGKGIGMIYLDRKAGRPNLDKSRIKTVRLFRDFAVMAIRKIRKNN; from the coding sequence GATAAATACCATCTCAGGAAAAGGTGCAAGCGCTGACGCGATCATGCCTCTGCCAGGCTCAAAAAAGATTCTTTCGTTAGATAAGTCAGGAAAGGTGATTATCCGCTCTTTTCTTAGTGGTTTGCAAGCGCGAGATATGGCAGTTGAAAAAAATCTCAATGTTCCGCCTGAAGAGGCATTTATCTGCACCCTGTTACATAATCTGGGTAAAATTATTGTTTGTATCTATCTGCCGGAAAAATATCGGGAAATCGAACAGAAAATCAGCAACGGCATGAGTGAAGATGGCGCCTCAAAGGCTATTCTTTCTGATTTGACCTATAATGATGTCGGTCAGGAGGTTGCCAGGTTCTGGAATCTTTCCGAAAAGGCCATCGCCTCTATGGATAATAACCCTCCAAAGCCAGGCAGTAACTATGACACTGAAGGCTATTTGCAGAATTTAGCGCATTTTTCGAATAATTTTGTTGATAAGCTTTGTGATGGATCAGATTTAACCCCACTGATGGATCGCTATGGCGAAATGTTATCGGTTGATGCCGCTGAAGTTGTTGAGAGGGTTCTGAACTGCGTGGAGGTCTCAGAAGATGTGTCCGACTCCATCCGCTACGGTTTGAATAAACTCAAAATTCGCAGCCGCTTAACCAATATTCAGAAAAATGTTGAGAATGGTGTTTTGTCCTCGGCTAAGCCAGTAGGCAAGGTTGATGCAAAGCAGGCTGCTGCTAAAAAAGCGGCTGAAGAACATGAGCACAATCTTGATGGCCTCAATGAGCTGCCAATCAGTACGGACAAATCCGTCGATGACTTTATTCGTGATATTACGGAAACACTCATGGGGCCCTTTGATATTAACGATTTTTATGCCAACCTTCTGGAAGGACTCTATAGGGGCGTTGGTTTTGACCGGGTTATTCTTTCAATTATAAGCGTACAGCCCACTAAAATGTGCTTGGTTGGTCGTTTTGGCCTAGGTGAGGTCGATCCTGCCGGGGTTGGGAAATTTGAGCATGATCTTGCTAAAAGTAGTTACGCAATTCCCCTGGCCTTGAAGGCCTGTAAGGATATGATGATCCCGGCCAACAAGAAGAGTGCCTTTCCTGACGATTTACAATATCTGGTAAAAAACAGGAACGTCTACTTGTTCCCCATTTGTATTGATGGCAAAGGCATCGGGATGATCTATCTGGACAGGAAAGCCGGTCGGCCAAACCTTGATAAGAGCCGCATAAAAACGGTACGATTGTTCAGAGATTTTGCAGTTATGGCGATTCGTAAAATACGTAAAAACAATTAG